The Saprospiraceae bacterium genome includes a window with the following:
- a CDS encoding glycoside hydrolase family 130 protein, producing the protein MSYSIITPSCTSSQLPWEERPAESKDVVWRYSANPVIPRDLLPASNSIFNSAVVPYWNGFAGVFRCDDTNRRMRLHVGFSDDGIQWNIQYEPIKFQNSDPETGQWVYGYDPRVCFIDDRFYVTWCNGYHGPTIGVAWTKDFEHFYQLENAFLPFNRNGVMFPRKINGNFAMLSRPSDNGHTPFGDIFYSESPDLKYWGKHRHVMAPAPFEVSAWQCTKIGAGPIPIETSEGWLMIYHGVLQSCNGFVYSFGSAILDTDEPWKVKYRSGPYLISPQKPYECIGDVPNVVFPCASLHDEQGRIAIYYGCADTVTGLSFGYIDDIIDFTIKTDISTSC; encoded by the coding sequence ATGAGTTACAGTATCATTACACCATCGTGCACTTCATCTCAATTGCCATGGGAAGAAAGGCCAGCCGAAAGCAAAGACGTCGTGTGGAGATATTCGGCCAATCCGGTCATACCCAGAGATCTGCTTCCGGCATCCAACAGTATTTTTAACAGTGCTGTTGTACCTTATTGGAATGGGTTTGCAGGTGTATTCAGATGTGATGATACCAACAGAAGGATGCGTTTGCATGTTGGTTTTAGTGACGATGGTATACAGTGGAATATCCAATACGAACCTATAAAATTCCAAAATTCCGACCCTGAAACCGGACAATGGGTCTATGGATATGACCCCAGAGTATGTTTTATAGATGACAGGTTTTATGTCACGTGGTGCAATGGATATCATGGCCCTACCATCGGTGTAGCATGGACAAAAGATTTTGAGCATTTTTATCAGCTCGAAAATGCATTTTTGCCATTCAACCGCAATGGAGTGATGTTTCCAAGGAAGATCAATGGAAATTTTGCGATGTTAAGCCGTCCGAGCGACAATGGTCATACTCCTTTTGGAGACATCTTCTACAGCGAATCCCCGGATCTCAAGTATTGGGGGAAACACAGGCATGTCATGGCTCCGGCGCCATTTGAAGTCAGTGCCTGGCAATGTACCAAGATAGGAGCTGGCCCTATACCGATAGAAACATCAGAAGGATGGTTGATGATATACCATGGCGTCCTCCAATCCTGCAATGGTTTTGTCTATAGTTTTGGATCTGCCATACTTGATACAGACGAACCCTGGAAGGTCAAATATCGTTCAGGACCTTATTTGATTTCTCCACAAAAGCCTTATGAGTGCATCGGTGATGTGCCCAATGTGGTTTTTCCATGTGCATCACTTCATGACGAGCAGGGAAGAATAGCCATTTATTATGGATGTGCGGATACGGTAACTGGTCTTTCATTTGGTTATATTGATGATATTATAGATTTTACTATCAAAACGGATATTTCAACATCATGCTAA
- a CDS encoding ion transporter, whose translation MKDVFRKEDLKRKPEGFSPFRTRLHEIIFEAETKEGRIFDIVLLLMIVCSIIVLMLETVPSYYARFKDIFFVLEWAFTIFFTIEYFLRLYTVYSPRYYFSSFFGLVDLFSILPSYLTLLVPGLHSLMIIRALRLLRVFRIFKLDSFIDQGNLIINALMESRKKIMVFTIFILIMVCIFGCVMYLVERDVNENFDSIPRSMYWAIVTITTVGYGDISPSTPLGQFIATIIMLMGYVIIAVPTGIVTSSLMQNIKSRQNTISCPNCAKEGHGSEAKYCDRCGYLL comes from the coding sequence ATGAAAGACGTATTCAGAAAAGAAGATCTCAAACGAAAGCCTGAAGGTTTCTCTCCATTCAGAACAAGGCTACATGAAATTATTTTTGAAGCCGAAACCAAAGAAGGAAGGATTTTTGATATCGTTTTGCTGCTCATGATTGTATGCAGCATCATCGTTCTGATGCTCGAGACAGTACCTTCTTACTACGCCAGGTTTAAAGATATATTTTTTGTACTTGAGTGGGCATTTACCATTTTTTTTACCATTGAATATTTTTTAAGACTGTATACTGTATATAGTCCCAGATATTATTTTAGCAGTTTTTTTGGATTGGTGGATTTATTTTCGATCCTGCCAAGCTATCTGACTCTTCTGGTGCCGGGCCTGCACTCGTTGATGATCATCAGGGCGCTAAGACTTTTGAGGGTTTTCAGGATATTTAAGTTGGATAGCTTTATTGATCAGGGCAATCTTATCATTAATGCCTTGATGGAAAGCAGAAAAAAAATCATGGTATTTACGATTTTTATCTTGATCATGGTATGTATTTTCGGTTGTGTGATGTATCTGGTAGAGCGCGATGTGAATGAAAATTTTGACAGTATTCCCCGAAGTATGTATTGGGCCATTGTGACCATCACTACTGTAGGGTATGGAGATATTTCACCATCTACACCACTTGGACAGTTTATAGCTACTATCATCATGTTGATGGGTTATGTCATCATTGCTGTGCCTACCGGGATAGTCACTTCATCTCTGATGCAAAACATAAAATCAAGGCAGAACACTATTTCATGTCCAAACTGTGCCAAAGAAGGCCATGGCAGTGAAGCTAAATATTGCGACAGATGTGGTTATCTTCTTTAA
- a CDS encoding DNA translocase FtsK, whose product MSSKKQPKEKKPSSPKFNWRDERFPKVAGVILIMAAIYLAIAFVSYLYTWKMDQDKVLKFSWGMLLQGDLNVQNWLGRLGAIISNMFFYWGFGLPSMIVVVLLIKLGLDLVRRRSLIPFMIFSRNSLVIMAFFSLLLEFAFRRSEFTWGGAFGESTCFWLTNFIGQIGLFFLLLFSMGAYIMWRFNPNFDNLTFSNPLANVSIPSVSMDFFKGMEDSEIKPKRKSVVENITEDIEDLFLQTLRPSGYNKQESAIPQTPTAEKQVGSNDMEMDFDLPATATLQTISKAPADLTLDIDESSNLSIENISREDDFTEVGPGMGRVPVAPETQIEAIKLEDDLEPYDPTADLKRYKMPTTDLLLEYADQKVEVDRAELEANKDQIIATLLNYKIEITKIRATIGPTVTLYEIVPAPGVKISKIKNLEDDIALSLSALGIRIIAPIPGKGTIGIEVPNKNKQIVSLKEVLNSEKFINTKMALPIALGKTISNEVFVADLAKMPHLLVAGATGQGKSVGINAILMSLLYKKHPSQVKLVLIDPKKVELFPYGNLDQHYLAFIPDQDEPIITETSKVINTLNSLCIEMDNRYDLLKKARVRNLNEYNEKFTERKLSPKDGHKFLPYIVLVIDEFADLIMTAGKEVELPIARLAQLARAIGIHLIIATQRPSVNIITGIIKANFPARLAFKVTSKIDSRTILDGGGADQLIGMGDMLLSIGSNNVRIQCAFVDTPEVESVIKHIADQPGFAEPFYLPEYKSDDESGAGNSDLKMSDLDENFDEAARLIISAQHGSTSLIQRKMQLGYNRAGRIMDQMEQLGIVGPAQGSKPREVLFYSIDELNNFLTAMRNR is encoded by the coding sequence ATGTCGTCTAAAAAGCAACCAAAAGAGAAGAAGCCTTCTTCCCCTAAATTCAATTGGCGGGATGAAAGATTTCCAAAAGTAGCAGGTGTCATCCTTATTATGGCAGCTATTTATCTTGCCATAGCATTTGTTTCTTACCTGTATACCTGGAAAATGGATCAGGATAAGGTTCTAAAATTTTCCTGGGGTATGTTACTACAGGGTGATCTCAATGTACAGAACTGGCTCGGAAGATTGGGTGCCATCATTTCCAATATGTTTTTTTACTGGGGTTTTGGCCTCCCGTCTATGATTGTGGTGGTCTTGTTGATCAAATTGGGTTTAGATCTGGTCCGACGCAGATCCCTGATACCATTTATGATATTTTCCAGAAATTCACTTGTCATTATGGCTTTTTTCTCACTTTTACTTGAATTTGCATTCAGGAGATCAGAGTTTACATGGGGAGGAGCTTTTGGCGAAAGTACATGTTTCTGGCTGACCAATTTTATAGGCCAGATTGGACTGTTTTTCCTCTTGCTATTCAGTATGGGTGCGTATATCATGTGGAGATTTAATCCAAATTTTGATAATCTCACATTTAGCAATCCATTGGCAAATGTGTCAATACCATCTGTATCTATGGATTTTTTTAAAGGGATGGAAGACAGCGAGATAAAACCTAAAAGAAAAAGTGTAGTAGAAAATATTACAGAAGATATAGAAGATTTATTTTTACAAACCCTCAGGCCCTCAGGCTATAATAAGCAGGAGAGTGCCATCCCACAGACTCCGACAGCTGAAAAACAGGTAGGATCAAATGACATGGAAATGGATTTTGATCTGCCTGCGACAGCGACACTTCAGACTATTTCAAAAGCACCGGCAGACCTGACACTCGATATTGACGAATCATCTAATCTAAGCATTGAAAATATCTCACGTGAAGATGATTTTACGGAAGTTGGACCAGGTATGGGCAGAGTTCCTGTTGCGCCTGAAACTCAGATCGAAGCCATCAAACTGGAAGATGATCTCGAACCATACGACCCCACTGCTGACCTGAAGCGATATAAAATGCCAACAACTGACCTGCTACTGGAATATGCTGATCAGAAAGTAGAAGTAGACAGGGCAGAACTGGAAGCCAATAAAGATCAGATCATAGCCACATTACTGAACTATAAGATAGAAATCACTAAAATCAGGGCAACAATAGGCCCGACAGTGACGCTTTATGAAATAGTGCCGGCTCCCGGTGTAAAAATTTCCAAAATAAAGAATCTGGAAGATGATATTGCTTTAAGCCTTTCTGCTTTGGGCATCCGAATCATAGCCCCTATTCCAGGCAAAGGAACGATAGGTATCGAGGTACCTAACAAAAACAAGCAGATCGTATCCTTAAAAGAAGTGCTTAATTCCGAAAAGTTTATAAATACCAAGATGGCTCTTCCTATTGCACTGGGAAAAACAATTTCCAATGAGGTATTTGTAGCCGACCTGGCAAAGATGCCGCACTTACTTGTTGCTGGTGCCACCGGACAGGGAAAATCTGTAGGTATCAACGCCATCCTGATGTCATTACTATACAAAAAGCATCCATCACAGGTCAAATTAGTTTTGATAGATCCTAAGAAAGTGGAATTATTCCCATACGGAAATCTCGATCAGCATTATCTTGCTTTTATCCCTGATCAGGACGAACCTATCATTACTGAAACCAGTAAAGTCATCAATACTTTAAATTCGCTTTGTATTGAGATGGACAACAGATATGATTTGCTGAAGAAAGCAAGAGTAAGAAATCTGAATGAATACAATGAAAAATTTACAGAAAGGAAATTGAGTCCTAAAGATGGACATAAGTTTTTACCATACATTGTTCTGGTTATCGACGAGTTTGCAGACCTGATCATGACCGCCGGCAAAGAAGTAGAGTTACCTATCGCCCGACTTGCACAGCTTGCCAGGGCCATTGGTATTCACCTTATCATAGCGACACAAAGACCATCAGTCAATATCATCACAGGTATCATCAAAGCCAATTTCCCTGCAAGACTTGCATTTAAGGTAACATCAAAAATAGACTCGAGAACCATCCTCGATGGAGGCGGAGCGGATCAGTTAATAGGTATGGGAGACATGCTTCTTTCTATAGGCAGCAATAACGTCAGGATACAATGTGCTTTTGTAGATACCCCTGAAGTGGAGAGTGTCATCAAACATATAGCTGATCAGCCAGGTTTCGCAGAACCTTTTTATCTGCCTGAGTACAAAAGTGATGATGAAAGTGGCGCTGGAAATTCTGATTTGAAAATGTCAGATCTTGACGAAAATTTTGACGAAGCAGCAAGATTGATCATAAGTGCACAACACGGCTCGACTTCACTCATTCAGCGCAAGATGCAGCTTGGATACAACCGCGCCGGAAGAATCATGGATCAGATGGAACAACTCGGTATTGTGGGTCCGGCTCAGGGAAGTAAGCCCAGAGAAGTATTATTTTATTCTATTGATGAGCTTAATAATTTCCTGACTGCAATGAGAAATCGTTGA
- a CDS encoding amidohydrolase, translated as MKKSLGALIIVVAVVLFYGAFSDYNKSNDLIFYGGNIITLEDRQPTVEAILVKDGKIIAVGTMDSIIRLKNAKTKVINLEGKTMLPGFIDPHGHYDFAAVFRSMTDVSGVIYRKPDEVWHRIIEAVNKAEPGEWVYCYGMDPILTEGISRPTLQYLDSIAPDNPLVIITKALHVFYANSKAFGALGINKGTKDPSDASYYEKDANGNLTGAIFEQEALEPFRHQIQSDIKEDFVKNTQLVMKDYASFGVTSAVNMGLPADKKSILTLYSHIAAEKADPLQNLISFTGKLPKRYPHQRLFIYLRKENFDLLPIKDEQQDDFFKIIGIKMWYDGSPYAGSMYLRQPYIRSDFTINGINLNPNHRSHPLLRQDELMSWIEKTQTKGYQVAIHAQGDIAHDDVVSVFKQLHIKSQINPYRHRVEHCMLLPGERIDELKSMSVTPGFHINHVLYYGDFLSKEILGEERANQIFPIASVAKTGLPFSLHADMPQFYPNPLLLASTAINRKTEAGHVYNDKEKISVWEALKGITIYPAWQLHMENKLGTIKPGKYADLVILDKNPLSVNPEVLDKILVLETIVAGNTIYRKK; from the coding sequence ATGAAAAAAAGCCTGGGTGCATTGATAATTGTTGTGGCAGTTGTACTATTTTATGGTGCGTTTTCTGATTATAACAAATCCAATGACCTCATTTTTTATGGAGGAAATATCATCACACTCGAAGATCGTCAACCGACAGTAGAAGCCATTCTTGTAAAAGACGGGAAGATCATCGCCGTTGGTACGATGGATAGTATAATTCGTCTGAAAAATGCCAAAACAAAGGTGATCAACCTTGAAGGTAAAACTATGCTGCCGGGTTTCATAGATCCTCATGGACATTATGATTTTGCCGCAGTATTCAGATCTATGACTGATGTAAGTGGTGTAATATACAGAAAACCGGACGAGGTGTGGCACCGTATCATTGAAGCTGTCAATAAAGCGGAACCGGGTGAATGGGTCTATTGTTATGGTATGGATCCTATACTTACCGAAGGTATTTCGAGACCTACACTGCAATATCTGGATTCTATTGCACCGGATAATCCTTTGGTCATCATAACCAAAGCTTTACATGTCTTTTATGCCAACTCAAAGGCTTTTGGAGCTTTGGGGATAAATAAAGGTACCAAAGATCCATCTGATGCAAGTTATTATGAAAAAGATGCAAATGGCAACCTGACCGGAGCAATTTTTGAGCAAGAAGCATTGGAACCATTCAGGCATCAGATCCAATCAGATATCAAAGAAGATTTCGTTAAGAACACTCAACTCGTGATGAAGGATTATGCGTCATTTGGTGTAACTTCGGCAGTAAATATGGGCCTTCCGGCAGATAAAAAATCTATATTAACGCTTTACAGTCACATAGCAGCTGAAAAAGCAGATCCGTTGCAAAATCTGATTTCATTTACAGGTAAATTGCCTAAGAGATACCCTCACCAGCGATTATTTATATACTTGCGAAAGGAGAATTTTGACCTTTTGCCAATAAAGGATGAACAACAAGATGATTTTTTTAAAATTATCGGTATCAAAATGTGGTACGACGGTTCACCTTATGCCGGGTCTATGTACCTGCGGCAGCCATATATCAGATCAGATTTTACCATCAATGGCATCAATCTAAACCCCAATCACAGGAGTCACCCACTGCTTCGACAGGATGAGTTGATGTCATGGATTGAAAAAACACAGACGAAAGGATACCAGGTAGCTATCCATGCTCAAGGGGACATAGCACATGATGATGTCGTCAGTGTATTTAAACAATTGCACATCAAAAGTCAAATAAACCCGTACAGACATAGGGTCGAACACTGTATGCTGCTGCCCGGCGAAAGAATTGATGAATTAAAATCCATGAGTGTAACACCCGGATTTCATATCAACCACGTTTTGTATTATGGTGATTTTTTGAGTAAAGAAATACTTGGTGAAGAACGCGCAAATCAAATCTTTCCGATAGCATCAGTAGCAAAAACAGGACTTCCTTTCAGTCTGCATGCAGATATGCCTCAGTTTTACCCAAATCCGCTTTTGCTTGCAAGTACTGCTATCAATCGTAAAACAGAGGCGGGTCATGTCTATAATGATAAGGAAAAAATTAGTGTTTGGGAAGCTTTGAAAGGTATCACTATATATCCGGCTTGGCAACTTCACATGGAGAACAAACTTGGCACGATCAAACCCGGAAAATATGCTGATCTTGTTATTCTTGATAAGAATCCATTGAGTGTCAATCCTGAGGTTTTAGATAAAATACTTGTTCTGGAAACAATTGTTGCAGGAAACACGATATATCGTAAGAAGTAA
- a CDS encoding MCE family protein, with protein sequence MSRELKIGILTFLVLVTMIWGYTFLKGRNLLTAANELHSTYADIEGLNVSSPVLVNGFKIGTVTKIGLNSENVKLMDVFI encoded by the coding sequence ATGTCTCGTGAATTAAAAATCGGAATCCTTACTTTTCTTGTATTAGTCACCATGATATGGGGATACACCTTTCTGAAAGGAAGAAACCTACTGACAGCTGCCAATGAATTACATTCAACTTATGCTGATATTGAAGGATTGAATGTTTCATCTCCTGTTTTGGTCAATGGATTTAAGATAGGCACAGTAACAAAAATCGGATTGAACAGCGAAAATGTCAAGCTGATGGATGTTTTTATCTGA